A single region of the Pyricularia oryzae 70-15 chromosome 4, whole genome shotgun sequence genome encodes:
- a CDS encoding N amino acid transport system protein: protein MSTYHKQEKELEPTPTASSEAVGRELEASGDHFKQLGWKRLTVILIVEAIALGSLSIPSAFAALGMIAGTISCVGLGLVAIYTSYVVGQTKLKIPSISHYADVGTHLYGRWLYEVIGVMFMLQLTFLVGAHALTGAIAFGHLSDYGTCSVVFGVVSAIILLLLAIPPSFAELAILGYIDFASIVVAIGITIIATGISSHSQEGGMAAVAWSAWPRPGLTFAEAFNAMTNIIFAYSFAVCQFSFMDEMQRPQDYVKSIWALGIIEIIIYTLTGALIYAFVGDSVASPALLSAGPVASKVALGVALPVIFISGSINTTVVCRYIYKRLNNGLSDETITTTKKGKVTWGILITVITIIAFIIAESIPFFSGLLSICSALFISGFTFYFPALMWFRIVKEGPWHSKENLGKAIANGACFLLGAIIFVAGTYAAIADIAEKFHNGKLSSPFACNARW, encoded by the exons ATGTCGACCTACCATAAGCAGGAGAAGGAGCTTGAGCCCACGCCCACTGCGAGCAGCGAGGCCGTGGGCAGGGAGCTCGAGGCTAGCGGTGACCACTTCAAGCAGCTGGGTTGGAAGCGTCTCACGGTCATCCTGATCGTCGAGGCTATCGCCCTCGGTTCGCTCAGTATCCCATCGGCCTTTGCCGCGCTCGGCATGATCGCTGGTACCATATCTTGCGTCGGTCTCGGTCTGGTCGCCATCTACACCAGCTACGTCGTCGGTCAAACCAAGCTCAAGATCCCCAGCATCTCGCACTACGCCGATGTCGGTACCCACCTGTACGGTCGCTGGCTCTACGAGGTCATTGGTGTCATGTTTATGCTCCAGCTCACCTTCCTCGTCGGTGCCCACGCCCTGACCGGTGCCATCGCCTTCGGCCATCTTTCCGACTACGGAACCTGCAGCGTCGTCTTTGGTGTTGTTTCCGCCATCATCCTGCTGCTCCTCGCCATCCCGCCTTCGTTCGCTGAGCTTGCCATCCTGGGATACATCGACTTCGCGTCCATCGTCGTCGCCATTGGTATTACCATCATCGCCACGGGTATCTCGAGCCACTCCCAGGAGGGTGGTATGGCCGCCGTCGCCTGGTCTGCCTGGCCCAGGCCCGGCCTCACCTTCGCCGAGGCCTTCAACGCCATGACCAACATCATTTTTGCCTACTCGTTTGCCGTCTGCCAGTTCTCCTTCATGGACGAGATGCAGCGCCCCCAGGACTACGTCAAGTCGATCTGGGCCCTCGGTATCATTGAGATCATCATCTACACCCTGACTGGTGCTCTCATCTACGCCTTTGTTGGTGACagcgtcgcctcgcccgctcTTCTGTCTGCCGGCCCCGTCGCCTCCAAGGTCGCCCTCGGAGTCGCCCTGCCCGTCATCTTCATCTCCGGATCCATCAACACCACCGTGGTCTGCCGTTACATCTACAAGCGCCTCAACAACGGCCTTTCCGACGAGACCATCACCACTACCAAGAAGGGCAAGGTCACCTGGGGCATCCTGATCACCGTCATCACCATCATTGCCTTCATCATCGCCGAGTCGATCCCCTTCTTCAGCGGTCTCCTGTCGATCTGCTCCGCCCTGTTCATTTCGGGATTCACCTTCTACTTCCCGGCTCTGATGTGGTTCCGCATCGTCAAGGAGGGCCCCTGGCACAGCAAGGAGAACCTTGGCAAGGCTATTGCCAACGGTGCCTGCTTCTTGCTCGGTGCTATCATCTTTGTCGCGGGTACCTATGCCGCCATTGCTGATATT GCCGAGAAGTTCCACAACGGCAAGCTCAGCAGTCCCTTTGCTTGCAACGCCAGGTGGTAA